One window from the genome of Phycisphaerales bacterium encodes:
- a CDS encoding serine/threonine-protein kinase → MDATKYERVTELFQAMCDLPRGERDDALDRACNGDDELRTAVDRLLASDDESRGFLEPTPHARPPRAEAQASNAGKDGAAIRRVGRYRIVGELGRGGMGVVLRAIQETPRREVAIKLIKPELFGRSSDERLEREAEMLGRLRHPGIAPIIEAGRAPVVDADGASEDRPFIAMELVEGRPLNEFAESQELSTRDRVRILADLCEALQHAHQRGVVHLDLKPANILVDEHRVARVLDFGVAKALDHGVEARLAEGGSVVGTLAYMPPEQLTGHLSDLDTRADIFALGAVGFELLTGQPPRRMPSMRVEARPGAGDAHQAARDALLGALVAPTPAAHEADPGIDQELSAVLARAMAPDRENRYASIGQLGTDLRRWLAFEPVEARDAGIVRRARLLARRHRPAVVAGSMAALIALGALGLIVASMINAHALADREREATRAAELAIIEAEAEAERAGRMGAFLQNAIFGVDPEEVGPDASFFDALEYASRRIHRDLADAPLVEAEVRYSLGFVYRRHSMFGPARRHIEAALRTWREQLGEAHPKTIAAAEEVAYLMLLVDGQAEAAADRFQRILELQAAEGRAESAEAGWQHLKLGRALLALDRPVEARTVLRVAGDLLARHYGEPYRARAMAWDAHALLARGQAAEAVSTAREALASIEGASEQAYAEAHVRTVLARALVDSTELDEARLHVDEAFSILNARLPDDHIDIADAHEVAARLELAAGDNRAAADHAEAVHRIRSSRLGPDHPDLISAKALRTMASIAPEEPLDAMLQIDDLFHNAEQLVGADHRLALELLEMSIRAAQAGEDSLAARNKTLVMQDLRERRSQRLGETN, encoded by the coding sequence ATGGACGCGACCAAGTACGAACGCGTGACCGAGCTCTTCCAGGCCATGTGCGACCTGCCGCGCGGGGAGCGCGACGACGCGTTGGACCGGGCCTGCAACGGCGACGACGAGCTGCGGACCGCCGTCGATCGCCTGCTCGCCAGCGACGACGAGTCGAGGGGCTTCCTGGAGCCGACCCCGCACGCGCGCCCGCCACGTGCGGAAGCGCAGGCCTCCAACGCGGGCAAGGACGGCGCCGCGATCCGACGCGTCGGCCGCTACCGCATCGTCGGCGAGCTCGGCCGCGGGGGCATGGGCGTCGTGCTCCGGGCCATCCAGGAAACTCCGAGGCGCGAGGTCGCCATCAAGCTCATCAAGCCCGAGCTGTTCGGCCGCTCATCGGACGAGCGCCTGGAGCGCGAGGCCGAGATGCTCGGCCGCCTCCGCCACCCGGGCATCGCGCCGATCATCGAGGCCGGGCGAGCCCCGGTCGTCGATGCCGATGGGGCGAGCGAGGACCGCCCCTTCATCGCGATGGAGCTGGTCGAGGGGCGGCCCCTCAACGAGTTCGCCGAGTCGCAGGAGCTCTCGACGCGCGATCGCGTCCGGATCCTGGCCGACCTGTGCGAGGCCCTCCAGCACGCCCACCAGCGTGGCGTCGTGCACCTGGACCTCAAGCCGGCCAACATCCTCGTCGACGAGCACCGCGTCGCACGCGTGCTGGACTTCGGCGTCGCCAAGGCGCTCGACCACGGCGTCGAGGCGCGGCTGGCCGAGGGCGGGAGCGTGGTGGGCACGCTCGCCTACATGCCCCCCGAGCAACTCACCGGCCACCTGAGCGACCTGGACACCCGGGCGGACATCTTCGCGCTCGGGGCGGTCGGCTTCGAGCTGCTGACCGGGCAGCCTCCGCGCCGCATGCCGTCGATGCGCGTCGAGGCCCGGCCGGGCGCGGGCGACGCCCACCAGGCGGCCCGCGACGCGCTGCTCGGCGCGCTCGTGGCCCCGACGCCGGCCGCCCACGAGGCCGACCCGGGCATCGACCAGGAGCTCAGCGCCGTGCTGGCCCGGGCGATGGCGCCCGATCGAGAGAATCGGTACGCGTCGATCGGCCAGCTGGGCACCGACCTGCGGCGGTGGCTCGCCTTCGAGCCCGTCGAGGCGCGCGACGCCGGCATCGTCCGCCGGGCGAGGCTCCTGGCACGGAGGCATCGCCCGGCGGTCGTCGCCGGCTCGATGGCGGCCCTGATCGCCCTTGGTGCGCTGGGGCTCATCGTGGCGAGCATGATCAACGCCCATGCGCTCGCCGATCGCGAGCGCGAGGCCACGCGCGCGGCGGAGCTGGCGATCATCGAGGCCGAGGCCGAGGCCGAGCGTGCCGGCCGGATGGGCGCGTTCCTCCAGAACGCGATCTTCGGCGTGGATCCCGAGGAAGTGGGCCCCGACGCGAGCTTCTTCGATGCTCTCGAGTACGCGTCGCGGCGCATCCATCGTGACCTGGCCGATGCGCCGCTGGTCGAGGCCGAGGTGCGGTACTCGCTGGGCTTCGTCTACCGGCGTCACTCGATGTTCGGTCCCGCCCGACGGCACATCGAGGCAGCGCTGCGTACCTGGCGCGAGCAACTGGGCGAAGCGCATCCGAAGACGATCGCCGCCGCGGAGGAAGTCGCCTACCTCATGCTGCTCGTCGACGGGCAGGCCGAAGCCGCCGCCGACCGGTTCCAGCGAATCCTCGAGTTGCAGGCCGCCGAGGGACGCGCCGAGTCCGCCGAGGCTGGCTGGCAGCACCTGAAGCTGGGCCGCGCCCTGCTCGCACTCGACCGTCCCGTCGAAGCCCGGACGGTCCTCAGGGTCGCCGGAGACCTCCTGGCGCGTCATTATGGAGAACCGTACCGGGCCCGTGCCATGGCCTGGGACGCGCACGCGCTGCTGGCACGCGGGCAAGCCGCGGAGGCGGTCTCGACGGCGCGTGAGGCGCTCGCCTCGATCGAGGGCGCGAGCGAGCAGGCGTACGCCGAAGCACACGTTCGCACCGTGCTCGCCCGCGCCTTGGTCGATTCCACGGAGCTCGACGAGGCCCGGCTGCACGTCGACGAAGCGTTCTCGATCCTGAATGCACGGCTGCCCGACGACCACATCGATATCGCCGATGCGCACGAGGTCGCGGCACGGCTCGAACTCGCTGCCGGCGACAACCGAGCCGCCGCCGACCACGCCGAGGCAGTCCACCGCATCCGTTCGAGCCGGCTGGGTCCCGACCACCCGGACCTGATCTCCGCCAAGGCCCTGCGGACGATGGCGAGCATCGCACCCGAGGAGCCGCTCGACGCGATGCTCCAGATCGACGATCTCTTCCATAACGCAGAGCAACTCGTCGGCGCCGACCACAGGCTCGCCCTGGAACTGCTGGAGATGTCCATCCGCGCGGCGCAAGCCGGGGAGGACTCCTTGGCCGCGCGCAACAAGACCCTCGTGATGCAAGACCTCCGGGAGCGGCGTTCGCAGCGGCTCGGCGAGACCAACTAG
- a CDS encoding ECF-type sigma factor: MDEDLTQLLERVGSGDDLAREELVGRVYDRLRAMAGRQLRGSNAHSLHATALVHEAYEKLFGAATPDFEGRNHFFGAAANAMRQAAVQHARERQAQKRGGDWQRVTLTGLDLSGSGTPGAGEPVEMLALDAALEELAHLSQRQARIVELRFFAGLTVDEAAAVLGVSPRTVELDWRTARAWLRDRLAGGEGHA, translated from the coding sequence ATGGACGAAGACCTCACCCAGCTCCTCGAACGCGTCGGCTCGGGCGATGACCTGGCCCGCGAGGAGCTCGTGGGGCGGGTGTACGACCGGCTCCGCGCCATGGCGGGCCGGCAATTGCGCGGCTCGAACGCCCACTCGCTGCACGCCACCGCGCTGGTGCACGAGGCCTACGAGAAGCTCTTCGGCGCCGCCACGCCCGACTTCGAGGGCCGCAACCACTTCTTCGGCGCCGCGGCCAACGCCATGCGCCAGGCGGCCGTCCAGCACGCCCGCGAGCGGCAGGCCCAGAAGCGCGGCGGCGACTGGCAGCGGGTGACGCTCACCGGGCTCGATCTCTCGGGCTCGGGCACCCCCGGGGCCGGCGAGCCGGTGGAAATGCTGGCACTCGATGCAGCGCTGGAGGAGCTGGCACACCTGAGCCAGCGGCAGGCCCGCATCGTCGAGCTGCGGTTCTTCGCCGGGCTGACCGTCGACGAGGCCGCCGCCGTGCTGGGCGTGTCGCCCCGCACGGTCGAGCTCGACTGGCGGACGGCACGGGCCTGGCTGCGCGACCGGCTTGCTGGAGGCGAAGGGCACGCCTGA
- a CDS encoding GC-type dockerin domain-anchored protein yields the protein MTRTNRSRFVVSIAGTTIAALSAAALADDPQVFSDWGAQADDIADTVDAYRDALGDLNRPEPGSVGSGRRQIDWDAAPDAVSAPNDFPGDFFNFPAFPRARGVVFTTDGTGFQLSATDASGVGIEFSNIDASYDGLFSTFSPERLFTPIGDNVLDVHFRIPGEDRPAASTGFGAVFSDVDTARQTSLTFYGLDDEVLGTYYVPSASIDNESLSFLGVKYDEAIVTRVRIVSGDTALEEGVTEAWPANDLVVMDDFIFGEPVFLPCFADQDRDGSLTIFDFLAFQNNFDAGDLAADCDGNGLLELWDFLCFQNAFGAGCP from the coding sequence ATGACTCGCACGAACCGTTCTCGCTTCGTCGTCTCCATCGCCGGAACCACCATCGCCGCGCTCTCGGCCGCGGCCCTGGCGGACGACCCGCAGGTCTTCAGCGACTGGGGCGCCCAGGCCGACGACATCGCCGACACCGTCGACGCCTACCGCGACGCCCTGGGCGACCTGAACCGCCCCGAGCCGGGCAGCGTGGGCAGCGGCCGCCGCCAGATCGACTGGGACGCCGCCCCCGACGCCGTCAGCGCCCCCAACGACTTCCCGGGCGACTTCTTCAACTTCCCGGCCTTCCCGCGTGCCCGCGGCGTGGTCTTCACGACCGACGGCACCGGCTTCCAGCTTTCTGCGACCGACGCCAGCGGCGTGGGCATCGAGTTCAGCAACATCGACGCCAGCTACGACGGCCTGTTCAGCACCTTCAGCCCCGAGCGCCTGTTCACGCCCATCGGCGACAACGTGCTGGACGTGCACTTCCGCATCCCCGGCGAGGACCGCCCCGCCGCCAGCACCGGCTTCGGCGCCGTCTTCAGCGACGTCGACACCGCCCGCCAGACCAGCCTGACCTTCTACGGCCTCGACGACGAGGTGCTGGGCACCTACTACGTGCCGTCGGCCTCGATCGACAACGAGTCGCTCTCGTTCCTGGGCGTGAAGTACGACGAGGCCATCGTGACCCGCGTGCGCATCGTCTCGGGCGACACGGCCCTGGAGGAGGGCGTGACCGAGGCGTGGCCCGCGAACGATCTCGTCGTCATGGACGACTTCATCTTCGGCGAGCCGGTGTTCCTGCCGTGCTTCGCCGACCAGGACCGGGACGGCTCGCTGACGATCTTCGACTTCCTGGCCTTCCAGAACAACTTCGACGCGGGCGACCTGGCGGCCGACTGCGACGGCAACGGCCTGCTGGAGCTGTGGGACTTCCTCTGCTTCCAGAACGCGTTCGGCGCCGGCTGCCCGTAA
- a CDS encoding HNH endonuclease yields MPAGANWTETETLAAFRLYCSTPFGKLHQHNTDIIELAAKLGRTPSAIAMKACNFASLDPAHRARGVTGLQNRSTVEEAIWARFTTDSAAVALEAENAWESVGMPSDYLDEHETPSGPTEATAMRSVRLHQAFFRRTVLSGYGHRCALTGLAHPALLVASHIIPWAADESRRADPRNGLCLNALADKAFDRGLITLDDDLAVVLGPSLRDPEAGGMLAEHLAGWAGRRLRMPERFEPDGEAVRWHRSRAEA; encoded by the coding sequence ATGCCAGCCGGGGCCAACTGGACCGAGACCGAGACTCTTGCGGCCTTCCGGCTCTACTGCTCCACGCCCTTCGGCAAGCTGCACCAGCACAACACCGACATCATCGAGTTGGCCGCGAAGCTGGGGCGGACGCCCTCGGCCATCGCGATGAAGGCATGCAACTTTGCGAGCCTCGACCCGGCCCACCGCGCGCGCGGCGTCACCGGCCTGCAGAATCGCTCGACAGTCGAAGAGGCCATATGGGCACGTTTCACCACCGATAGCGCTGCGGTGGCGCTCGAGGCGGAGAACGCCTGGGAATCCGTTGGCATGCCTTCGGACTACCTCGATGAACACGAGACCCCATCTGGCCCCACCGAAGCGACCGCCATGCGCAGCGTGAGGCTCCATCAGGCCTTCTTCCGCCGCACCGTCCTGAGCGGCTACGGCCACCGCTGCGCTCTGACGGGCCTGGCCCACCCCGCGCTGCTCGTGGCCAGCCACATCATCCCTTGGGCGGCCGACGAATCGAGACGCGCCGACCCGCGCAACGGCCTGTGCCTCAACGCCTTAGCCGACAAGGCCTTCGATCGCGGTCTCATCACGCTCGATGATGATCTGGCCGTGGTCCTGGGCCCCTCGCTCCGCGATCCGGAGGCGGGGGGCATGCTGGCCGAGCACCTGGCGGGCTGGGCGGGACGGCGACTGCGGATGCCCGAGCGGTTCGAGCCGGATGGGGAGGCGGTGCGGTGGCATCGGTCGAGAGCCGAGGCCTAG
- a CDS encoding DinB family protein, whose product MHPTNAHALKTYDYLRSARAKIFDKTRTLTPRDHAKEFDIGPGSLQRTLAHVVGAEWYYVRRLTGAELDSLEGWPINEEEPPALPVIEATWMEQAARTRAALEAVQDWQADIRYEVRWEDEPRRVTATASDVFTQLVLHEVHHRAQVLNMLRRLGAPAGDVDYNEMCYVIEPL is encoded by the coding sequence ATGCACCCGACCAACGCCCACGCCCTGAAGACCTACGACTACCTGCGGTCCGCCCGCGCGAAGATCTTCGACAAGACGCGCACGCTCACGCCGCGTGACCACGCCAAGGAGTTCGACATCGGCCCGGGCTCGTTGCAGCGCACGCTCGCGCACGTGGTCGGGGCCGAGTGGTACTACGTGCGGCGTTTGACGGGCGCCGAGTTGGACTCGCTCGAAGGCTGGCCCATCAACGAGGAAGAGCCGCCCGCGCTGCCGGTGATCGAGGCGACCTGGATGGAGCAGGCAGCCAGGACGCGAGCGGCGCTCGAGGCCGTCCAGGACTGGCAGGCCGACATCCGCTACGAGGTCCGCTGGGAAGACGAGCCCCGCCGCGTCACCGCGACGGCGTCGGACGTCTTCACCCAGCTCGTGCTGCACGAGGTGCACCACCGGGCCCAGGTGCTCAACATGCTCCGACGCCTGGGCGCGCCGGCGGGCGACGTGGATTACAACGAGATGTGCTACGTGATCGAGCCGCTGTAG
- a CDS encoding SDR family oxidoreductase, producing the protein MDPTTPSDTTITASRSGPPRVLLTGGTGYIGGRLAPRLLEAGFRVRCLVREPRKLEDRRWARHEDCEVVQGDIEDTEALAEQMRGCRFAYYLVHSMISAGGEYAEHDRRLAQSFAAAAEQAGVERIVYLGGLGEMGEDLSDHLRSRREVERVLAAGAVPVTVLRAAMIIGSGSASFEILRYLVERLPVMVTPKWVSTKCQPVAISDILHWLVRCLREPTTAGKTYEVGGDGVRTYNQLMRTMAKELGLPRRLVIPVPVLTPELSSRWIGLVTPVSARIGRPLAEGLRNPVVVRENDVREAMPHNPRTPEQAIHMALKRTSLAEVETSWSSAGVVEGDPDWAGGRVFIDARQCEIDAPPEAVFQAVCRVGGGHGWYAADVLWRIRGWMDKIVGGPGLRRGRRHPQEVAYGEALDFWRVIAVDSPRRLHLLAEMKLPGQAALEFCIDPNATGDRSTLHMTARFKPKGLLGLAYWYSVLPLHHFVFNGMLNGMKRTSEQIAETPAEPAPT; encoded by the coding sequence ATGGATCCAACGACTCCGTCTGACACCACGATCACCGCGAGTCGGTCCGGGCCGCCGCGTGTCTTGTTGACGGGCGGCACGGGCTACATCGGTGGCCGGCTCGCCCCACGACTGCTCGAGGCAGGGTTCCGCGTGCGGTGCCTCGTTCGCGAGCCCCGCAAGCTCGAGGACCGACGCTGGGCTCGCCACGAGGACTGCGAGGTCGTGCAGGGCGACATCGAGGACACCGAAGCGCTCGCCGAGCAGATGCGTGGCTGCCGCTTCGCGTACTACCTCGTGCACTCGATGATCTCGGCGGGAGGGGAGTACGCCGAGCACGACCGAAGGCTTGCACAGTCGTTCGCGGCCGCCGCCGAGCAAGCTGGCGTCGAGCGCATCGTCTACCTCGGCGGGCTCGGCGAGATGGGCGAAGACCTCAGCGACCACCTGCGCTCTCGCCGCGAGGTCGAGCGCGTGCTCGCGGCCGGGGCCGTGCCCGTCACCGTGCTGCGGGCGGCGATGATCATCGGCTCGGGCTCGGCGTCGTTCGAGATCCTGCGATACCTCGTCGAGCGTCTGCCCGTCATGGTCACGCCCAAGTGGGTGAGCACCAAGTGCCAGCCGGTGGCGATCTCCGACATCCTCCATTGGCTCGTTCGCTGCCTGCGAGAGCCCACAACGGCGGGTAAGACCTACGAGGTCGGCGGCGACGGCGTGCGGACGTACAACCAGCTCATGCGCACGATGGCCAAGGAACTGGGCCTGCCGCGTCGGCTGGTCATCCCCGTGCCCGTGCTCACGCCCGAGCTCAGCAGCCGCTGGATCGGCCTGGTGACGCCCGTCAGCGCCCGCATCGGCCGACCACTCGCCGAGGGTTTACGCAACCCCGTCGTCGTGCGTGAGAACGACGTCCGCGAGGCCATGCCCCACAACCCGCGCACGCCCGAGCAGGCCATCCACATGGCCCTGAAGCGAACGAGCCTGGCCGAGGTCGAGACGTCGTGGTCGTCGGCGGGCGTTGTCGAGGGCGATCCGGACTGGGCGGGCGGCCGCGTGTTCATCGATGCACGGCAGTGCGAGATCGACGCACCGCCCGAGGCGGTCTTCCAGGCCGTCTGCCGCGTGGGCGGAGGACACGGCTGGTACGCGGCCGACGTCCTCTGGCGCATTCGCGGATGGATGGACAAGATCGTGGGCGGCCCGGGCCTGCGTCGCGGCCGCCGCCACCCGCAAGAGGTCGCCTACGGCGAAGCGCTCGACTTCTGGCGTGTCATCGCGGTCGACAGCCCCAGGCGTCTGCATCTGCTCGCCGAAATGAAGCTTCCGGGCCAGGCGGCGCTGGAGTTCTGCATCGATCCGAACGCAACAGGAGATCGCAGCACGCTCCACATGACCGCTCGCTTCAAGCCCAAGGGCCTCTTGGGCCTCGCGTATTGGTACTCGGTGCTGCCGCTCCACCACTTCGTCTTCAACGGCATGCTCAATGGCATGAAGCGAACGAGCGAGCAGATCGCCGAGACGCCGGCCGAGCCGGCGCCGACTTAA
- a CDS encoding SCO family protein translates to MSQKRLFMAIVVVALIFLGLVGTLIMMQPRAVTDAEMKDVASDPLQPDEMLVGYSIPEFELTNQDGQLVDQSILEGEITILAFIFTNCPFACPGMTGQMLQHQAALEGSGVRFLSISVDPANDTPEVLKAYGDRNGMDFDRWNLLTGPFEDVRSIVRDSLNFFVGEDTTRQITLPDGGTMNNVSHPSHLILVGPDREVLGIYLYYEVDRMTELRGRARAAARAIEGN, encoded by the coding sequence ATGTCCCAGAAGCGGTTGTTCATGGCCATCGTCGTGGTGGCGCTCATCTTCCTCGGCCTGGTCGGCACGCTCATCATGATGCAGCCACGCGCGGTGACCGACGCGGAGATGAAGGACGTCGCGAGCGACCCGTTGCAGCCCGACGAGATGCTCGTGGGCTACTCGATCCCCGAGTTCGAGCTCACCAACCAGGACGGTCAGCTCGTCGATCAGTCCATCCTTGAGGGCGAGATCACCATCCTCGCGTTCATCTTCACGAACTGCCCGTTTGCGTGCCCGGGCATGACGGGGCAGATGCTGCAGCACCAGGCCGCGCTCGAGGGCAGCGGCGTGCGGTTCCTGAGCATCAGCGTCGACCCTGCCAACGACACGCCCGAGGTCCTGAAGGCCTACGGCGACCGCAACGGCATGGACTTCGATCGATGGAACCTGCTGACCGGACCGTTCGAGGACGTCCGTTCGATCGTCCGCGACAGCTTGAACTTCTTCGTTGGCGAGGACACGACCCGCCAGATCACGCTTCCCGATGGCGGCACCATGAACAACGTAAGCCACCCGTCGCACCTGATCCTCGTCGGCCCGGATCGCGAGGTGCTCGGCATCTACTTGTACTACGAGGTCGATCGCATGACCGAGCTTCGGGGCCGAGCCCGCGCTGCGGCACGAGCGATCGAAGGCAATTAA
- a CDS encoding ABC transporter permease, with the protein MSGVRASGALAMREVRRLGRQPLRIVVAIATPAMMWLFIASGFSNSIRPDTLGSDAGSLTLYLLPGMASLVVLFNAIFASISLIEDRHEGFLQAVLVSPAPRWSMAVGKLLGGGALGVAQAIILLALSPLVGATVTAGGVLSAFVALACLSLGITGLGLAAAWKIDSASGFHGVMNLVFMPMWLLSGAIFPVEGASGWLRALAIANPLGWCQRAVAAGLDGRVDTLALLLSGVFAATGVALVLLVMVVAGRGGPREASSVGD; encoded by the coding sequence GTGAGCGGCGTGCGGGCGTCGGGCGCGCTGGCAATGCGTGAGGTGCGGCGGCTCGGGCGACAGCCGCTGCGCATCGTGGTTGCGATCGCGACGCCGGCCATGATGTGGTTGTTCATCGCCAGCGGCTTTTCCAACAGCATCCGGCCCGACACGCTGGGCAGCGACGCGGGCTCTCTCACGCTCTACCTGCTGCCGGGAATGGCCTCGCTGGTCGTGCTGTTCAACGCCATCTTCGCGTCGATCTCGCTCATCGAAGACCGCCACGAGGGATTCCTACAGGCCGTGCTGGTCAGCCCCGCGCCGCGGTGGTCGATGGCGGTGGGGAAGCTGCTTGGAGGCGGCGCCCTTGGCGTTGCACAGGCGATTATTCTGCTCGCGTTGTCGCCGCTCGTCGGCGCGACCGTGACGGCGGGCGGCGTGCTGTCAGCGTTCGTCGCGCTGGCGTGCCTCTCGCTGGGCATCACCGGCCTGGGCCTCGCGGCTGCGTGGAAGATCGATTCGGCTTCGGGCTTCCACGGCGTGATGAACCTGGTGTTCATGCCGATGTGGCTGCTGAGCGGGGCGATCTTCCCGGTCGAGGGCGCGAGCGGATGGTTGCGGGCTTTGGCGATTGCCAACCCGCTCGGCTGGTGCCAGCGCGCCGTAGCCGCCGGGCTCGACGGCCGGGTGGATACGCTCGCGTTGCTGCTTTCGGGGGTGTTCGCGGCCACGGGCGTCGCACTGGTCTTGCTGGTCATGGTCGTCGCGGGGCGCGGTGGGCCCCGCGAAGCTTCGAGCGTTGGAGATTGA
- a CDS encoding ABC transporter ATP-binding protein gives MDLAIKPGSYVALLGPNGSGKSTLIKAIAGLQPLTAGALRRRDGLRLGVVFQHPALDPLLTVRENLRLQASLFGMPEAHDTIERLCGEQAIDDRLDDRVKTLSGGLARRVEFVRAILAEPDLLLLDEPTVGLDLPARAALLGAIDVLRQNHPGIAVVMSTHLMTDAERFEHVVMLSNGAVAAEGSPGELVQRLGDLLIAVPAGVEVGNQIPCESQADGSAIARPQDEAQLSAWTTLLAEAGVPFSVRRPTLADAYLHLARAPLQGEAAA, from the coding sequence GTGGACCTCGCCATCAAGCCTGGCAGTTACGTCGCGCTGCTGGGCCCCAATGGCTCGGGCAAGTCGACGCTCATCAAGGCAATCGCAGGGCTGCAGCCGCTCACCGCCGGCGCCCTGCGCAGACGCGACGGCCTCCGGCTGGGCGTCGTGTTCCAGCACCCGGCCCTCGACCCGCTGCTGACGGTCCGCGAGAACCTGCGCCTGCAGGCCTCGCTCTTTGGGATGCCCGAGGCGCACGACACGATCGAGCGTCTGTGCGGCGAGCAGGCGATCGATGACCGGCTCGACGATCGAGTCAAGACGCTCTCGGGCGGTCTGGCAAGGCGGGTCGAATTCGTGCGCGCCATCCTGGCCGAGCCCGACCTGCTGCTGCTCGACGAGCCAACGGTCGGTCTCGACCTGCCGGCTCGTGCGGCACTGCTCGGAGCCATCGATGTGCTGCGACAGAACCACCCGGGCATTGCGGTCGTGATGTCGACGCATCTGATGACCGATGCCGAACGGTTCGAGCACGTGGTGATGCTGAGCAACGGCGCTGTGGCGGCCGAGGGATCGCCAGGTGAGCTCGTCCAGCGGCTGGGCGACCTGTTGATCGCCGTGCCCGCGGGGGTCGAAGTCGGGAATCAGATTCCCTGCGAGTCCCAGGCCGATGGCTCGGCGATCGCCCGTCCGCAAGACGAGGCACAGCTCTCGGCATGGACGACGTTGCTGGCCGAGGCCGGCGTGCCGTTCTCGGTCCGTCGGCCCACGCTGGCCGACGCCTACCTGCACCTGGCTCGAGCGCCACTGCAGGGCGAGGCCGCAGCGTGA
- the cyoE gene encoding heme o synthase, producing MAALYETTKPRITRLVTITSALGFGLGALAYRPATLELITGFIAAIFGAGLAAAGANTLNQWMERSRDARMPRTRSRPLPTQRATPNSVLFFGIELCALGVVLAWGLAGLPAAVLIAGTVLSYLFLYTPSKPGLWSSTWIGAVPGALPPVIGWACAGGTWASLAEFGPWALFTIMFVWQIPHFLSIAWMYRDDYAAGGYRVLPVVDASGRWTWAMMVLWAAILLPVTVLPPLVMDVTPGYIAVPVGVIAGVWFLALTIRVARSRTRADARRVLIGSVIYLPVLLAAWVADAGLGAALGW from the coding sequence ATGGCTGCGCTCTACGAGACGACCAAGCCTCGGATCACGCGGCTGGTCACCATCACGAGCGCACTGGGGTTCGGGCTCGGCGCCCTCGCCTACCGGCCGGCGACTCTTGAACTCATTACCGGGTTCATCGCGGCAATCTTCGGGGCGGGCCTCGCCGCGGCGGGTGCCAACACCCTGAACCAGTGGATGGAGCGATCGCGCGACGCTCGGATGCCGCGTACCCGTTCGCGGCCGCTACCGACGCAGCGAGCGACGCCGAACTCGGTGCTGTTCTTCGGCATCGAGTTGTGCGCCCTCGGGGTCGTGCTCGCCTGGGGCCTGGCCGGTTTACCGGCGGCGGTGCTCATCGCCGGTACGGTGCTGAGCTACCTGTTCCTGTACACCCCGAGCAAGCCGGGCCTGTGGAGCAGCACGTGGATCGGCGCGGTGCCCGGGGCCTTGCCGCCGGTCATCGGCTGGGCGTGCGCGGGCGGCACGTGGGCATCGCTGGCCGAGTTCGGCCCGTGGGCGCTGTTCACGATCATGTTCGTCTGGCAGATCCCGCACTTCCTGTCGATCGCGTGGATGTATAGAGACGACTACGCCGCGGGTGGATACCGCGTGCTACCCGTCGTCGACGCGAGTGGCCGCTGGACGTGGGCGATGATGGTGCTGTGGGCGGCCATCCTGTTGCCGGTGACGGTGTTGCCGCCGCTCGTGATGGACGTGACGCCGGGCTACATCGCCGTTCCGGTCGGCGTCATCGCGGGCGTGTGGTTCCTGGCCCTCACGATCCGCGTCGCGCGATCGCGCACCCGGGCCGACGCACGCCGCGTGCTTATCGGCTCGGTGATCTACCTGCCTGTGCTGCTTGCCGCGTGGGTGGCTGATGCGGGCCTGGGGGCCGCGCTGGGGTGGTAG